In Etheostoma cragini isolate CJK2018 chromosome 9, CSU_Ecrag_1.0, whole genome shotgun sequence, the following are encoded in one genomic region:
- the prrc2c gene encoding protein PRRC2C isoform X4: MSEKSGQSTKAKDGKTKYATLSLFNTYKGKSLETQKTAVAARHGLQSLGKVAASRRMPPPANLPSLKAENKGNDPNVNIVPKDGSGWASRPEGGEDRQQETPPPQIKPAVLQPQEPSTGGSRSWANSKSTQPDGAPRVSSHFHQEFPSLQAAGEVEKGDGQEEEPYGPGPSLRPQNVGSWREGGGRNLITAPSPSEMDNRSPEEGSTGLGTSTPPGEADESGRNVTTDVQREKRDGKERLPPSALPQAKLNGGQQPPAGVPTHFDPAFRSMMPPYMFHAYPQMTLGPGQGNFRYPVPQDGTKVVRAPRSVRPQQHPLQSWHQDPDRPSIISATELKELDNLDTDADEGWAGAQMEVDYTEKLNFSDDEENQAAKEKRENWEWMGKVERIRSRPQDGQDGRKEGTEDRGGNKTLWADGDPRAASPGSMGQFNKSAAPQDYQGGSRSVSSGAPRVTKPQAAAAPGADEDPEAWRQKRKKAPEISEAVERARRRREEEERRMEEQRLAACAEKLKRLNEKHRQATEGKSALALTTDEAGAAQEEESSSAPAPVSSLVPSIPVSQSQAPIMQAPLPERVELDRERIEREPESVEPSVEEEAHLPRQPSPPPIQRPVATAPESQSEGESSVVEVSHLMEENQVDRTTVPIRDYFNIEDNRVDEPHLSLPHMDSPSGEEVPVAPPQLEGEAAAAMRPSLTSGYSKQFQKSLPPRFLRQQEQMKQQQWQQQHQSAGSVSPSGGGGGPAPQQQQHRSMYQPIGPHPQHLASMGFDPRWHLMMQSYMDPRMMSGRPPMDMSTNIHPGRMTPKQIVRREPGDNSSSSSDSFDHLTRPIRDHGLPSDSRMVWGSDPYPQSETLQSVTPPKGRDDNKEPRMDSGLDLDRGLQAMYPQDHSALDSHKSNFFQDPTESLSVFTQGPEDATLPLDRVPVVPAFDPEEPGLPSGEEVEALGQAMLQRSVSQGSSHSLKLDEPRFDVPPLGTKPIELQDAGERAEDKPQNELYPQAAGTSNRATPPADGLHKQEKLPLPAPIKQKADLRWGGRSGPGRREGPGGERPVRRSGPIKKPVLRDMKEEREQREEREKRHERGDRGDRSKKDQSSKAPSASATAAAAVSEGSKPQGEEKRETAEETPTGHHRVRDSQPLSGAPASSSQEEKADKLPSSDKHPEPKLPSRKESSLPPRAYRRDEREREREREREKEMDKDRDRDKDWPADSSFKARGRGEYYSRGRSYRGTYGGRSRGGRGRSRAEYNYREPRSHSDLPSVGGAAAFRNREESETRSESSDFEVIPKRRRRRGSDTDSESEGGRESASDTGPSDREPSTKPSRPLRRELPGEVRSGPHKPGFGPPHMGERVGPRGDDESRPKPGFLPKGEPSRRGRGGLYNRRGGARERGGPRSGPLRRPGARESSSQWPCKPMETFRPEDTECTPRYDNPAADRRPPKSDGKKFGDGAPQSSRERPRRSRPARPPRQDKPPRFRRLKEREAAVLASGETAQSPPVPLFPVPTAAVHSSAPSSHSHSPTLSRAPGAPVTVPAEVAATVPAPDLSSPIEAPLPETSSPTITAVGTKSPDLSNQNSSDQANEEWETASESSDFNERREREERKGALEAAHEAARASAPAPAAPQGSLTPNKSPPDGGVSQKREGAAAAKRSFSNQRPTERPNRRGNSGAKPGRSYAGGKGERRGGAKAGRKGPAAQQNSDGTAQTAGGPSQRPTKDQSGRRKDEAKQAAKKPKENALSQFDLNNYASVVIIDDHPEVTTTDDPQSSTNDDGFTEVVSRKQQKRLQDEEKRKKEEQTTQNWSKKGSGEKSRGGGGKLPPRFAKKQSSQQQQHQQQQQQQQQHQQQQQQQQQQQQQQQQQQASQSQPPVVPTSQAQQQPPISVPQHPHLAPSQPTASLQTREGTVAPLSSIPPATVDFTSKSLPPAPTQTHSTLGTELWENKVASATVLPDVKKLGPISPPQPPSVSAWNKPLTSFTGTVSSEGVKPGADGSAELAIDSIQFGAPSSAGSTDSDGVPAMLESVSENKLPAPKEQRQKQPRAGPIKTQKLPEMEPVETKEYKPGPIGKERSLKNRKAKDARGGEGEGIMEGGVPGGGVSRATDSSPPTSDTTVPELGGDIEGMITVPSAEYNSNSKESVTDYTTPSSSLADSVSTGVNKIEESLVANVALPHALPLPRRETLQQSSSLSTVSPATVDLTLKMESARKAWENSPSLEKNSPVTSSSSPITSCTSSYSTFSSASIPQIPVASVTPSTSLSGSATYTTSSLSTKTTTASDPPNICKVKPQQLQGGGLSSSSSSGSSSSFSQLGCVTTLLPQQQQTPQVYVSQSAAGSAAQIPAFYMDTSHLFSTPHPRLAPPSLAQQQGFQPGLSQPTAVQQIPIPIYAPLQGQPQHQHQHQHQHQHQHQHQHQHQHQHTHQAQLGLSTGPPVSQPQDLFSSSLQPYRSQQAFMQSSLSQPSMMLSGPSLHSYPGVQPPELGKPQSNLTYQQASSTQHIPILFEPQLNQPSGMGGSQLIDTHLLQARQGMSQHSNMYSGQVQQHGQSSYYSNTQSPSSAMQQVTVPLPSSQLSLPNFGSGGGQPLLALPPTPPQAQPPNINRQPPVSQPYRGIMGPNHSMMQPPTSKMDMDLKLFGSGMDVKPGTPPIGARSTTPTSSHYRASSTSPSSQSSKINSMLYQKQFQASSAGMRMTQHFPGQFNPQILSQPNIVSPLVRPPHVNSFAGGVQRSPMGPPMSANVGGGLMPHPRPQHPQHSQHTPRGPPGPSLAPRGTQAALKAEQDLKAKQRAEVLQSTHKFFSEQQQLKAPHVSKVSRLDQVGKNPLDISALNHQAIGERPDSDKPPISMSISTAKPIRTGPIKPQAIKPEEGK; the protein is encoded by the exons ATGTCCGAGAAGTCAGGGCAGAGCACCAAGGCAAAGGATGGCAAAACAAAGTATGCAACCCTTAGCCTCTTCAACACCTACAAGGGCAAATCTCTGGAaacccagaaaactgcag TGGCTGCTAGACATGGGCTCCAAAGTTTGGGCAAAGTTGCTGCCAGCCGGCGCATGCCCCCTCCGGCCAACCTGCCCAGCCTGAAGGCAGAGAACAAGGGAAACGACCCCAACGTCAACATTGTCCCCAAAGACGGTAGTGGCTGGGCATCTCGTCCTGAGGGAGGGGAGGACAG GCAACAGGAGACACCCCCGCCACAGATCAAACCAGCAGTCCTCCAACCACAAGAGCCTTCTACTGGGGGCAGCCGCTCCTGGGCCAACAGCAAGTCAACACAGCCAGACG GGGCTCCTCGTGTGAGCAGCCATTTTCACCAGGAGTTTCCCAGCTTGCAGGCGGCTGGTGAGGTTGAGAAAGGGGACGGTCAAGAAGAGGAGCCTTATGGACCAGGCCCCAGCCTCAGACCTCAAA ATGTTGGCAGTTGGCGAGAGGGTGGAGGCAGGAATTTGATAACTGCACCCAGTCCCTCTGAGATGGACAACAGGTCCCCGGAGGAGGGTAGCACGGGCCTTGGTACCTCTACACCACCAGGGGAAGCTGATGAGTCTGGGCGAAACGTAACCACTGATGTtcagagggagaagagggaTGGTAAGGAGAGATTGCCTCCCTCTGCCCTCCCTCAGGCTAAACTTAACGGGGGGCAGCAGCCTCCTGCTGGGGTGCCGACTCACTTTGACCCTGCTTTCAGGAGCATGATGCCACCCTAC atGTTCCACGCCTATCCACAAATGACTTTGGGCCCAGGACAAGGAAACTTCAGATACCCTGTACCACAAGATGGAACAAA GGTTGTCAGGGCTCCTCGTTCAGTACGACCCCAGCAGCATCCCCTTCAGTCCTGGCACCAGGACCCAGACAGACCCTCTATCATCAGCGCAACAGAACTTAAAGAGCTGGACAATTTAGACACTGATGCTGATGAGGGCTGGGCAG GAGCTCAGATGGAGGTGGACTACACTGAGAAACTAAACTTTAGCGACGATGAGGAGAACCAAGCTgctaaagagaaaagagaaaactg GGAGTGGATGGGTAAAGTGGAGCGTATAAGATCTCGGCCACAAGACGGTCAGGACGGCAGGAAGGAGGGTACTGAGGACCGTGGGGGCAATAAAACCTTGTGGGCCGATGGTGATCCCAGAGCGGCATCACCTGGCAGTATGGGGCAGTTCAATAAGTCAGCAGCTCCACAGGACTACCAG GGTGGCAGTCGCTCTGTTAGTAGCGGAGCTCCACGTGTGACCAAACCACAGGCGGCAGCGGCACCCGGTGCCGATGAAGACCCCGAGGCCTGGCGGCAGAAGCGCAAGAAGGCTCCAGAAATTTCTGAAGCTGTAGAACGAGCGAGACGccggagagaagaagaagaacggcGAATGGAAGAACAGCGGCTTGCTGCTTGTGCTGAAAAATTAAAACGTCTCAATGAAAAACACCGGCAGGCCACTGAGGGCAAATCTGCCCTTGCTCTGACCACTGACGAAGCAGGAGCTGCCCAAGAGGAAGAGTCCTCATCAGCTCCTGCTCCTGTATCTAGTCTTGTACCTTCAATCCCAGTTTCACAATCGCAGGCCCCAATCATGCAAGCTCCTCTGCCTGAGAGGGTGGAGCTAGACAGGGAGAGGATTGAGCGAGAACCAGAGAGCGTAGAACCAAGTGTAGAGGAGGAGGCTCACTTGCCTCGTCAGCCAAGCCCGCCCCCCATCCAGCGACCTGTGGCCACAGCTCCAGAGTCtcagagtgagggagagagctCCGTGGTTGAGGTCAGCCACCTGATGGAGGAGAACCAGGTCGACAGGACAACTGTGCCTATCAGAGACTATTTCAACATAGAGGATAATAGAG TGGATGAGCCCCACTTGTCGCTGCCTCACATGGACAGCCCCAGTGGTGAGGAAGTCCCTGTTGCACCACCACAGCTGGAAGGAGAGGCAGCAGCTGCTATGCGTCCCTCTCTCACTTCAGGCTATTCCAAACAGTTTCAAAAATCTTTGCCTCCTCGTTTCCTTAGACAGCAG GAGCAGATGAAGCAGCAACAatggcaacaacaacaccagAGTGCGGGCTCTGTGTCCCCAtcaggtggtggtggtggtccAGCTCCCCAACAGCAGCAACACCGCTCCATGTATCAACCCATTGGCCCCCACCCCCAGCACTTGGCCTCCATGGGGTTTGACCCCCGCTGGCACCTCATGATGCAGTCCTATATGGACCCCAGAATGATGTCAGGACGTCCTCCAATGGACATGTCAACTAACATTCACCCTG GGAGAATGACTCCTAAGCAGATTGTGCGCAGAGAGCCTGGTGACAACTCTAGCTCCAGCTCTGACTCCTTTGACCATTTGACCCGACCAATTCGTGACCATGGCCTGCCGTCAGATTCGCGGATGGTATGGGGATCGGACCCATACCCACAGTCGGAGACATTACAGTCTGTAACTCCTCCAAAAGGAAGAGATGATAACAAGGAACCAag GATGGACTCTGGTTTGGATCTGGACAGGGGTCTTCAAGCTATGTATCCCCAGGACCACAGTGCATTGGACTCTCATAAAAGTAACTTTTTCCAGGACCCTACCGAGTCCCTGTCAGTGTTTACCCAGGGCCCAGAGGATGCAACATTGCCTCTAGACAGGGTCCCTGTAGTCCCAGCCTTTGATCCTGAGGAGCCAGGCTTACCCAGTGGGGAAGAAGTAGAAGCTCTTGGTCAAGCTATGCTCCAGAGGAGCGTCTCCCAGGGCTCAAGCCACTCCCTCAAGCTAGATGAACCCAGGTTTGATGTGCCACCCCTGGGAACAAAACCAATAGAGCTACAGGACGCAGGAGAACGGGCTGAGGATAAGCCCCAGAATGAACTCTACCCCCAGGCTGCGGGGACTAGCAACCGGGCTACACCTCCTGCTGATGGATTACACAAACAAGAGAAGCTGCCTCTGCCAGCCCCTATCAAGCAGAAAGCTGATTTGCGTTGGGGTGGAAGATCAGGGCCTGGACGCAGGGAAGGACCAGGGGGAGAGAGACCTGTTCGCAGGTCTGGGCCAATAAAAAAGCCTGTCCTGAGGGacatgaaagaagagagagagcaaagagaagagagggagaagcgTCACGAGAGAGGGGACAGAGGAGACCGGTCCAAAAAGGATCAGTCATCCAAAGCTCCTTCTGCatctgctactgctgctgctgctgtgtctgaGGGCTCCAAACCTCAGggtgaggagaagagagaaactGCAGAGGAGACACCAACTGGCCATCATAGAGTCCGAGACTCCCAGCCTTTATCTGGGGCTCCCGCTTCTTCCTCTCAGGAGGAGAAAGCAGACAAACTGCCTAGCAGTGACAAACACCCAGAACCAAAACTGCCCTCTAGGAAAGAGTCCAGTCTTCCTCCACGTGCCTACCGacgagatgagagagagagggaacggGAACGTGAGAGGGAGAAGGAAATGGACAAGGACAGAGATAGAGATAAAGATTGGCCTGCAGACTCAAGTTTTAAAGCTCGTGGTAGAGGGGAGTATTACTCCAGAGGACGGAGCTACCGGGGGACTTACGGTGGCCGAAGCAGGGGGGGTCGTGGTCGAAGTCGGGCAGAGTACAATTACAGAGAGCCCCGATCACACTCTGATTTACCTTCTGTTGGAGGTGCTGCCGCCTTTCGCAACAGGGAAGAAAGTGAAACACGCAGCGAGAGCTCAGACTTTGAGGTTATACCAAAACGAAGACGGCGCCGTGGTTCCGACACAGATTCTGAAAGTGAAGGCGGAAGAGAGTCTGCCAGTGATACCGGACCCTCTGACCGTGAGCCTAGCACCAAACCTAGCCGTCCATTGAGACGAGAGCTCCCTGGGGAGGTCCGGTCTGGGCCCCACAAGCCAGGCTTTGGGCCTCCTCACATGGGGGAAAGAGTTGGACCCAGAGGGGACGATGAAAGCCGACCCAAGCCAGGATTCCTTCCTAAAGGAGAGCCTTCTCggcgaggaagaggaggactaTACAATAGACGAGGTGGCGCCAGGGAACGTGGCGGGCCTCGCTCAGGCCCTCTTAGACGACCAGGAGCTAGAGAGTCCTCTTCTCAGTGGCCCTGTAAACCCATGGAGACATTCAGGCCTGAGGACACTGAGTGCACACCAAGGTATGACAATCCTGCCGCTGACCGAAGACCTCCCAAGTCTGATGGCAAGAAATTTGGAGATGGGGCTCCTCAGAGTAGTAGAGAAAGACCTCGTCGGTCCAGACCAGCACGGCCCCCGAGGCAAGATAAACCCCCCCGGTTTAGGCGATTGAAGGAGCGGGAGGCTGCAGTGTTAGCTAGTGGGGAAACGGCCCAAAGTCCCCCTGTCCCTCTATTCCCAGTGCCTACTGCTGCTGTCCATAGCTCTGCCCCAAGCTCTCATTCCCATTCCCCAACCTTGTCTAGGGCTCCAGGAGCCCCTGTAACTGTGCCTGCGGAAGTGGCAGCCACTGTGCCTGCACCCGACTTGTCCTCTCCTATAGAAGCACCCTTGCCTGAGACCAGCAGCCCCACCATCACTGCGGTTGGTACCAAGTCCCCTGACTTGTCCAACCAGAACTCTTCCGATCAAGCCAATGAGGAATGGGAAACTGCCTCTGAGAGCAGCGACTTTAacgaaaggagagaaagagaagaaaggaaaggagcaCTGGAGGCGGCTCATGAAGCAGCCAGGGCCTCTGCCCCGGCACCTGCAGCACCTCAGGGCTCCTTGACCCCCAATAAAAGCCCTCCTGATGGAGGGGTGAGTCAAAAACGGGAAGGGGCTGCTGCGGCCAAGAGAAGTTTCTCAAATCAGAGGCCTACCGAGAGACCGAATCGTAGAGGCAATAGTGGGGCCAAACCAGGCCGGAGTTACGCAGGGGGCAAAGGGGAGAGGAGGGGCGGGGCCAAAGCTGGTCGCAAAGG CCCTGCAGCCCAGCAGAACTCAGATGGGACAGCACAAACAGCTGGAGGACCGTCCCAAAGGCCTACAAAGGACCAGTCAGGCCGTCGTAAGGATGAAGCCAAACAGGCCGCCAAGAAGCCCAAAGAGAATGCTCTTTCTCAGTTTGATCTTAACAATTATGCCA GTGTTGTGATCATTGATGACCACCCAGAGGTCACAACTACAGATGACCCACAGTCCAGCACCAATGATGACGGCTTTACAGAGGTAGTCTCCCGCAAGCAACAAAAACGCCTGCAGGACGAAGAGAAACGGAAAAAGGAAGAGCAGACTACTCAA AACTGGAGTAAAAAAGGCTCTGGTGAAAAGAGCAGGGGAGGCGGAGGAAAGCTGCCCCCAAGATTTGCTAAAAAGCAATCATCccaacagcagcaacatcagcaacaacaacagcagcagcagcaacatcagcaacagcaacaacaacaacagcagcagcagcagcagcagcagcagcaacaggcTTCACAGTCTCAGCCTCCTGTAGTCCCCACATCTCAGGCCCAACAGCAACCCCCTATTTCGGTTCCCCAGCATCCTCACCTTGCCCCCTCCCAGCCTACTGCGTCCCTTCAAACTCGGGAAGGAACAGTGGCTCCACTTTCCTCCATCCCCCCTGCCACTGTGGACTTTACCTCTAAGAGCCTACCTCCCGCACCTACGCAGACACACAGCACTCTGGGTACAGAACTGTGGGAGAACAAGGTAGCAAGCGCCACTGTCCTTCCCGATGTCAAGAAGC TTGGTCCAATCAGCCCTCCCCAGCCACCATCTGTGAGTGCCTGGAACAAACCTCTTACCTCCTTTACTGGCACGGTCTCTTCTGAG ggTGTGAAGCCTGGAGCAGACGGCAGTGCGGAATTGGCAATAGACAGTATTCAGTTTGGTGCACCATCATCTGCAGGCAGCACTGACAGTGATGGAGTTCCAGCGATGCTAGAAAGTGTCTCTGAAAACAAACTACCTGCTCCCAaagaacagagacagaaacaaccTCGAGCTGGCCCAATCAAAACACAGAAG CTTCCTGAAATGGAACCAGTGGAAACCAAGGAGTACAAGCCAGGTCCCATTGGTAAAGAGCGCTCTTTAAAGAACCGCAAGGCCAAAGACGCACGTGGAGGAGAAGGCGAGGGGATCATGGAGGGAGGAGTCCCTGGTGGAGGTGTCAGTAGAGCCACAGACTCAAGTCCTCCCACCAGTGACACCACAGTACCAGAGCTGGGAGGAGACATTGAGGGCATGATCACAGTCCCTTCAGCAGAGTATAACAGTAACTCTAAG GAGTCCGTCACTGACTAcaccaccccctcctcctcactgGCTGACAGTGTTTCTACAGGAGTAAACAAAATAGAAGAGAGTTTGGTAGCAAAT GTGGCGCTACCCCACGCATTGCCTCTTCCAAGACGAGAGACCCTGCAGCAGAGCTCCAGCCTCAGCACTGTATCTCCTGCAACTGTTGACCTAACGCTAAAG ATGGAATCGGCTCGTAAGGCGTGGGAGAACTCCCCGAGTCTGGAGAAGAACTCTCCAgtcacttcctcttcctccccaaTCACCTCCTGTACATCCTCGTACTCTACCTTCTCCTCCGCCTCCATACCACAGATCCCTGTGGCTTCTGTTACCCCCAGCACCTCACTGTCAG GTTCTGCTACCTATACAACATCATCCCTCAGCACCAAGACCACCACAGCATCTGACCCTCCTAACATCTGTAAGGTGAAGCCCCAGCAACTGCAAGGTGGAGGTCTGTCGTCCTCCAGCAGCAGCGGTAGTAGCAGCAGCTTCTCTCAGTTGGGCTGTGTGACTACCCTCCTGCCCCAGCAACAGCAGACCCCACAGGTGTACGTCTCTCAGTCTGCAGCAG GTTCTGCAGCTCAGATTCCAGCCTTCTACATGGACACTAGCCACCTCTTTAGTACCCCCCACCCTCGCTTGGCGCCTCCCTCCCTAGCGCAGCAGCAAGGCTTCCAGCCTGGCCTCTCACAG CCGACAGCAGTCCAGCAGATTCCCATCCCTATCTACGCTCCACTGCAAGGTCAGCCACAACATcagcaccagcaccagcaccagcatcaacatcaacatcaacatcaacaccaacaccaacaccaacacacGCACCAGGCTCAGCTAGGACTCAGCACTGGTCCTCCAGTCTCCCAGCCACAGGACCTGTTCAGCTCCTCACTGCAGCCATACAG GTCCCAGCAGGCATTTATGCAGAGCAGCCTGTCACAGCCCTCCATGATGCTGTCAGGACCATCCCTGCACAGCTATCCCGGCGTGCAGCCACCGGAGCTGGGCAAGCCTCAGTCTAATCTGACCTATCAGCAGGCCTCTTCCACCCAGCACATTCCCATTCTGTTTGAGCCACAGCTCAACCAGCCCTCTGGCATGGGAGGCTCCCAGCTCATTGACACACACCTGCTGCAG GCTCGACAGGGGATGAGTCAGCATTCAAACATGTACTCGGGGCAAGTGCAACAGCATGGCCAGAGTAGCTACTATAGCAACACTCAGTCGCCTAGTTCTGCGATGCAACAG GTGACAGTCCCTCTGCCAAGTTCCCAGTTGTCCCTGCCAAACTTTGGCTCTGGTGGAGGCCAGCCCCTCCTGGCGCTGCCTCCCACTCCTCCCCAGGCCCAGCCCCCCAACATAAACCGACAGCCCCCGGTCTCCCAGCCTTACCGAGGCATCATGGGCCCCAACCACAGCATGATGCAGCCTCCAACCAGCAAG ATGGACATGGATCTAAAACTCTTTGGCAGTGGTATGGATGTAAAGCCCGGAACCCCTCCTATCGGCGCCAGGAGCACTACACCCACCTCCAGCCATTACAG GGCCAGCTCCACATCTCCTAGCAGCCAGTCCAGTAAGATCAACAGCATGCTTTACCAGAAGCAGTTTCAGGCTAGCTCTGCTGGCATGAGAATGACTCAGCATTTCCCTGGCCAATTCAACCCACAG ATTTTGTCCCAGCCCAACATCGTCTCTCCTCTGGTTCGACCTCCTCACGTCAACTCGTTTGCTGGAGGTGTCCAGCGCTCTCCCATGGGCCCTCCAATGTCGGCCAATGTGGGTGGCGGTCTCATGCCCCATCCTCGACCTCAGCATCCACAGCACAGCCAGCACACTCCCCGAGGACCTCCTGGTCCCTCGCTTGCTCCCAGAGGCACCCAGGCAGCTCTGAAGGCTGAACAGGACCTAAAG GCAAAGCAGCGGGCTGAGGTGCTTCAGTCCACTCATAAGTTCTtctcagagcagcagcagctcaagGCCCCGCATGTCAGCAAAGTGTCTCGGCTTGATCAGGTGGGGAAAAACCCGCTCGACATCTCTGCCCTGAACCACCAGGCGATAGGCGAGCGCCCAGATTCTGACAAACCCCCCATCTCCATGTCCATCTCCACGGCCAAGCCCATACGGACCGGCCCCATAAAACCGCAGGCCATCAAACCAGAAGAGGGCAAGTAA